GCCTTTTTAATTAAAGGGACAGAAGCCTGCCCAGCGTCATCAGCTGCGGCACTTTGCTGCTTCCATGTGTGTACGAACGAGATCCCCGTGCCTGCAAACCGGGTCGGTCCCGATACCGAGTCCTGGGACTGTCCCGGAAAGGCGCCATTCCTGAATGCTGTATCAGAcacgcagccccacagccatgGCAAGCACTGGGTTCCACCTCCGATTTTGGGGTTTTAGAGGAATAAACACCCTGCGCTCTCTTCTCATCCTTCTCTCTGAGAAAGCAGCATATGAGGAGCAATAAAccagaaaggggaaagaggTTCACGTCCTAATCACCTATGGAACTGCCACAGCTCCCAAGGAGAAAAGGATTGAGAGGGGAGCGAGCTCTGACAATCtaagccacacacacacaccaaaaaccCACAGATGTCAAAATCCGTAAGAAGAAAGAGCTTAAATGGCCGGATTTCCGCTTTTAACTTTCTGCAGGGGTTTCTCTAGCTGCTGCCGAGCAATCCTGCTCACGCCGATGGAATACGATCGCTCCCCACCTCCGTGCTGCGCTTCTCCTCGCATTGGCAGCGCGGGGGATGCGGCTTTGAGGATGGGGGAAGCGGAGGGGACCCCCCCGTCCTGCCCTGCGGACAGACCGCCCGCCTCTCTCCCGGCGCGGACAGGAGGGGCAGCGGCATCCCTCCGCCCCAGACGGTCTGGCACCCCCCGCTTGAGGTTCGTGACCGcagatctgctctgctctcctaaAGCCCCCTCTCTCCCCCGGAGCCGGGCTTCGCCCCATCGCAGCGCCCGATCCCCGCTGGCGGAAAGGGCGGAGCGGGGTGGGAGTGGgcacttacttttttttttttgcagtttaaaGCAACTTCTCAACCTGTAAGCAGCTGCTCTTCCTGCCCGGCCGGCGGGGAGGTGATGTCAGCGGGGCGAACCCTCCCCTCCTGGCACTGCGCCGGGCTTAAAGGCGCAGCCGCTGCTCCTGCCGCCGGCCCCCGGGCAGCAGCGGCCGCGCATCGCCGTGCCGGAGCTGAGCTCTTCCGCCTCTCGGTGGAGCGTGCAGCGATAAAACCATCCGTTTGGGATGAATGACGGttttaaaagcttctgaatGGGGACGGAGTCCAAGGCCTTACCATAAAATCCAGTTCTGAAAGGGCTTAAAATAAATCTCGCGCTGCCCTAGTCTTGCTATTTAAAGGGGATTATCTAAGAGGTTTAGGCGCGTGCAGAGGAATGCAGAGACGAGCTGTGCGCCCAAATCCCCTCCCGGCGGTCAGGAAATCCCTCATACTCACCTACCAGCCAGGCTCGTAGGACATTCTGTTGTTACCATGCCCAGCGATGTGGGTTGCAATGCCCCATCCTACAACCCTCTCCCAGCAGTTTGGGAAAAAGCCACCCTGTGCCGTTTAGACAGTGAGGGTTTTTTAATAAATAcctttttgcacagaaatataCCAAGTTTTACAGAATACAAACCGCAAAGGTAATGACCGTGCATCAAAGACAGAGGATCCAAGAATGCCCTCTGACTCCCTCCAGTCTTTCCCAGCTCTGACCCTGGCACTCATTGCCAGGTTGTCCCATCACCTGCAGTTACTAAGGCCAAAAGGCAGCGTGAAGGCCTGGCAGGGGACAGATGAGGTGCCGGCAGCTGCAGACCCCATGGGCTTGTATCCTGCCCCAGGGACAGCCATGCTGGGCAAGCCTCAGCTCCGGGCTGAGAGCATCACTGGGACAAAGGACAGCGGGTGTGGGCAGCCTGCAGGTAcaccacagccttctggtgCTGGTGGAGACTGGTGCTGGGGTGAATGCTACAGGGCGGCAGTGCTACAAGGTTCTGGGCTGGTACTGAGGGCTGGTGAGAAGAACCCCCTTACAGCCCATCAGACATGACTGGAAAGGATAGCCCCATCACACAGAGCCCAGAAGTGGCTGCCTAGGAAAAGGGGACACGCTGGTCCCAGGGCAGAGCACGTGCTCTACCCTGCCCTGGCTCCAAGGGCAGGattcagctctgctcctgtgccATCAGCATCCCCAGCTGCCAGAGCCTGGTTGGTTGCACAATCATTGTTCACCTTTGCAGCCATCTCTGCCGACAGGCCCTCTGCACCATGGCCGTGGCCATGTGCTCTGCCCACCAGAGCGGCTTGAAGGACAAAAGCCTTGGAAAGAGAGCCAGGACTGAGAGGTTAAGGGAAGGCTGAAGGGAGGTTTGGCACATCTGCAGCCTCCCTGTGCCTGCATCCCACACCTAGTGAGGACACCAAACAGGTGAGGCAGGCACCTGCAGAAAGGAGGTACATCCCCACTGCTTAAAGCCGTAAAGCCATCTTCATGGTTCCAAAGCAACTTACCTCACGTGCAAGACCACCACAAACCTTTCTCCCTTTCCAAAGGGTTCTAGATCACAAAGCACCTTCTTGCCCAGTCCCTCCTCTTTCTCCCAGTAACAAATATCACTACAGGCACAACAGGAtggactgggctccccactCCCACAGGCAGCAAATCCACACAAAGGAGGAATTTTCTCCCCGGTCACAAACCATGGGGACAGAAACAAGCACCGCTCCCGCCTCCTCACCTTCTCTTCAGAGCACCAAGCATCAAACAGAAGACAGTGAGGACTGGGGTCTCAGCATATCACAAACCAGCCCCTGCTGACTTGGTTATGGAAAAGACCAATCCCAGCACCAGTCCCACACGTGCCTAAGGTCCATGAGCCAGCATGCACACAGGGTAAGGCTGAGCAGAGTCCTAGAGAGGCAGTGAGGCTGTTTTAGTCATGGGAAGTGTTATGTCTGAGGGGAAGTGAAGAAATCCAATGCACCGTAGGGAGGACCCCCAGTTGAGCCAGGaacaagctgctgctctgctctggctgctgcagcacttaTGTGAGCAGGGAGCAAGGGGAAGGGGGATAGCTGGTTGAACCCAgagccccacatcccaccctCACCCTGCTTGGGGACAGTTGTTTTTTGGTAAGGAAGGTAAGGCTATTGTGTGATGGCACCAGCTTGTACAAGTGATACAGGGATATCAATGCCACCTGAACAAGGTTCTGGGCATGGCAAGGGGTGTGGGTGCATGAGCATGAGTGTGTGAAGAGGCAAGAGAGAGGCAGACCCTCTATTTGcctgcagtgggagcagcagccacaaTTTCCTCATACTTTGGTGGAGGGTCGTTGTAGGAGATGCTGGTCTCTTCGCCGCTGCTGCTGTCTGGGTGTCCCGTAACTTCCTCGTAAGAGGGTGGAGGGGTGGCACTGGACAGTCTGGAGAGGACAGAGACCGAGTGCTCTGGTGGACAGAGAGTGCCCTCTTGCTGGGAGGTgccccctgctctgctgtctccAGCCCCTCGGTTGCTTGCTTCTCGCTGATACTGAGTTTCCCCTTGGCTCTGTGACCGCTCACGGTACACCATGACCCTGGGGAGGCTGCGTCCCGTTCGGCTGGCCAGGTAGCGGTTCTGGGCGTAGGAAGGGCGGTGACGGGTGGCCTTTTGCAGCTGGCACCTCCAGATGATGAAGAGGGCGATGACTATCAGAAGAGCCACTCCCAAGAGGGGCACCACCACGTACATAGCATCTGAGCGCTCCGTGCTGTGCCCAGGGTCCTTGACAGAGTACACAGAGTTGGTGTAGCCCTTCCAGAACTCCATCTGCAGTAGAAACACAGAAGGAACTACCACGTGCTTCTGCGTGGGACAAGCAGCCCCTAACCATCACATGCAATAAATACTGCTGTCCCCAAGTCCACAGAAGAGGCCCTTCCAGCTGCCTTGCAACACTCTCACCAAGGCTGAGTGATCCTGCTTAAACAACTACAGGACCCAGCAAAAAAGATGATGGGAACAAACCTCAACAGCAGCCACCAGTCCCCATATTAAGCAGGGAGAAATGTGGCCAAAGTCAAAACCCACCTGGAgatgtggggacagcagcatAAATCTCTTATAAATGCCAGGGGAGTGCCAGTTCAACCTGAACCTATGCAGGGTGTTCCAGCAATGACAAGGAGAGAACACTGCCTTGCAAGAGTAAAACATGCTGAAAAGTGAGGCTACAGCATACTGCCCACGGAATGAAGAGGACAGAGGAAACAGGAGAGGCCATTCCCACTGTGCTTTTCTCCACCCATAGCACACTAAGGCATAAGTGCCTCATGCATCCACTGAGGAGCAGGGTGGGACAAACTCACTGTCTTCTCCTTGTTCTCGAACACTTCCTTGACCTCCTCATAACTGCAGACCTCCTCCATGCACTCCCGCTCGATGGTGCCCTGCCGGATCTCCTCCAGGAAGCCGTTGGCTCGGGGAAAGCGCTTCAGGATTGAGTGGGCATTCCTGGCCCCCAAGAACACTGcaacacacaaagcacagatgCTCAACAGCGACAAACCCACACTTGGCCTCTGTACAGCCGGGTTTTCCCACCCGCTTTTGGTGGAACAGGTATCCCAAGCACCAAACGGCCCACAGCTACAGCTCAGTTAGTGCAGCAGTGTGCCTGCTGAGGAAGTACACACAGTAGTAGGGTTTCTGGGGTCTGCCCAGAGAcatgcagcaccagcagcattCTTCCAACAGGACTGGATGCTACATACACAGAAATCAACAGTGTCAGACCACATAGGACAGCTCcaacagatttgtttttaacctCCTGCCCTTGATGGGACTTCACAATACTGCCCCTTTACTACATAGCAACTACATCAGAAAAGGACCCAGGGTCAGGCAGAGGCTTCTGCAGGAAAAGGGAGCTCCCAGCATAAGGGCACTGACCCTGTTAGCACAAGAAAGGTGAGATGCTGTCCAAAAAGCAACACTGCACACAGACCATAACCCTTCCAGGATACAAACATCCCACACACATTTCACAAGGCAGCCCTTCTGTATGCAGCCAAACACATCCAACTGATTCTTCCCACTCAGCCAATCTCACTGCATTCTTTGAGTAAGATGAATCAGGTCAGCTGGCTGATCTACAGAAGCCTGTTTACCTCTTCCCCTCAGGCTCAGTCTTCCAATGGATTAACCAGATGAACTAATTCACACTGCAGCAATAAGAACAAATGCAGGACAAGGAGGTAAGGGGACTGGCAGAGTCTCCCATTAGACCAGCTTAGATAGAATAGAAAAGGATGCTTAGTAAATGATCAAACATAACATTCAGTAGCAGCCTGCCACCAGGGAGGTCAAcatgttttccttcagctttacCTTCCATTTATCCTGCTTCTAAAATAATATAGCAAGGTATTTTTGAGAATACTCACAAGTGTCAAGGCAGGGGAAAGATCACAAACAAGAAACTACTACAATGCTATGCGACTCTGTGCTTGGAGATACTGTGCTCTTTATGTGCTGTGTAGGTGCATTTCCCCCTAGTGATTTATTAATGACTTGCTTCGGTGAGAGAGTTTGCAGAAGGCTGAAACCACTGAGGTGTGAACGAAGAACAGCATGAATGATGTGAGTCAGAGACTTTCCCTTCAGAATCAACTTTATTATGCaaacatatctttttttttttttcctccccttaaATAACAAGGATAACCAGAAAAAGCATCTTCAAGAGGCACAGAAGCACACTGCTGGAGGGCAGGGATCAGCTTGCCTTGGCTTTCCCAGTCAAGGAGGGCTGTCCTGGCTGAAGATGGAGCAGGCTGGCAGGCTGGCTTTCTCCCGCCCCTTTCCGGAACCGGATGAAATTTCACAAAGGCACCATCCATTCTGCAAATGTCCCAGCTTTCACTGGAGAAATCTGGCCTTACCTCCTTGGCTTCCTGACTTGATCAAGCTGTGCTATTAACTCTCCCCTCCTCAGCACTTGAGCCTGAGACTCTTTCCATCTTCCTTCCCACCTTGGAGCAACAAGCTTAGCTGCAGA
The Lagopus muta isolate bLagMut1 chromosome 13, bLagMut1 primary, whole genome shotgun sequence genome window above contains:
- the PRRG3 gene encoding transmembrane gamma-carboxyglutamic acid protein 3 isoform X2, whose translation is MAMFLGARNAHSILKRFPRANGFLEEIRQGTIERECMEEVCSYEEVKEVFENKEKTMEFWKGYTNSVYSVKDPGHSTERSDAMYVVVPLLGVALLIVIALFIIWRCQLQKATRHRPSYAQNRYLASRTGRSLPRVMVYRERSQSQGETQYQREASNRGAGDSRAGGTSQQEGTLCPPEHSVSVLSRLSSATPPPSYEEVTGHPDSSSGEETSISYNDPPPKYEEIVAAAPTAGK
- the PRRG3 gene encoding transmembrane gamma-carboxyglutamic acid protein 3 isoform X3, whose amino-acid sequence is MEEVCSYEEVKEVFENKEKTMEFWKGYTNSVYSVKDPGHSTERSDAMYVVVPLLGVALLIVIALFIIWRCQLQKATRHRPSYAQNRYLASRTGRSLPRVMVYRERSQSQGETQYQREASNRGAGDSRAGGTSQQEGTLCPPEHSVSVLSRLSSATPPPSYEEVTGHPDSSSGEETSISYNDPPPKYEEIVAAAPTAGK
- the PRRG3 gene encoding transmembrane gamma-carboxyglutamic acid protein 3 isoform X1, which encodes MVEGSGFSVCWAAIEAVDDSPIFFPAGRWESPAAKQGSMAMFLGARNAHSILKRFPRANGFLEEIRQGTIERECMEEVCSYEEVKEVFENKEKTMEFWKGYTNSVYSVKDPGHSTERSDAMYVVVPLLGVALLIVIALFIIWRCQLQKATRHRPSYAQNRYLASRTGRSLPRVMVYRERSQSQGETQYQREASNRGAGDSRAGGTSQQEGTLCPPEHSVSVLSRLSSATPPPSYEEVTGHPDSSSGEETSISYNDPPPKYEEIVAAAPTAGK